The following proteins are co-located in the Paludibaculum fermentans genome:
- a CDS encoding flavin reductase family protein translates to MHRTVDPTVLYFGTPVALISTLNPDGSPNLAPMSSAWWLGWTCMLGLGQLSQTSGNLIRTRECVINLPSQNQVSEVDRLALTTGRNPVPELKLGWGYRHEPDKLGTAGLTAVDSVSVAPPRVAECPVQMEGIVHHHRPFGKNVNANVFEVHIVKLHVEESLLIGNGSRAHIDPLRWQPLIMSFCRFFSLGGEVHPSRLAESDFMKFMQQGGGAQPMRR, encoded by the coding sequence ATGCACAGAACAGTCGACCCCACCGTGCTCTACTTCGGCACCCCAGTCGCTCTCATCAGCACCTTGAACCCCGACGGTTCCCCCAACCTCGCACCCATGTCTTCCGCCTGGTGGCTCGGCTGGACCTGCATGCTCGGCCTCGGCCAATTGAGCCAGACCTCCGGGAACCTCATCCGCACTCGTGAATGCGTCATCAACCTTCCCTCACAGAACCAGGTCTCCGAAGTCGACCGCCTCGCCCTCACCACCGGCCGCAATCCGGTCCCCGAACTCAAGCTCGGCTGGGGCTATCGTCACGAGCCCGACAAACTCGGAACCGCCGGTCTCACTGCTGTCGACTCCGTCTCCGTCGCACCCCCGCGCGTCGCCGAATGCCCCGTCCAGATGGAAGGCATCGTCCACCACCACCGCCCCTTCGGCAAGAACGTGAACGCCAATGTTTTCGAAGTCCACATCGTGAAGTTGCACGTGGAAGAAAGCCTCCTCATCGGGAACGGCTCGCGCGCGCACATCGATCCCCTGCGCTGGCAGCCCCTCATCATGAGCTTCTGCCGCTTCTTCTCGCTCGGGGGCGAAGTCCATCCCTCGCGCCTCGCCGAGTCGGACTTCATGAAGTTCATGCAGCAGGGCGGAGGCGCGCAGCCAATGCGGCGCTGA
- a CDS encoding beta-propeller domain-containing protein yields MAQHSFLYCGEWQNRSLTDQVIHVIRGGKVVWSYTNPLRGELGDCTMLPNGNILFSRQFGASEITPDKKIVWNYDAPPKTEMHTAWPVDGDRVLVMQNGNPAKALILRKSTGQVEKELVLPTKNPDGVHGQFRHIRLTADGHFLVAHMDLGKVVEYDAAGQTVWSVEAPSAWAAVRLKNGNTLISGNQQGYVREVNRKGETVWAIEKGDLPGIPLLTVQEVSRLANGHTLINNWCGSRPQAEWPQTVQLIEVDAKKKVVWALQDWSVLGPATSTHLLDGKSER; encoded by the coding sequence TTGGCGCAACATTCTTTCCTCTATTGCGGAGAGTGGCAGAACCGCAGCCTGACGGACCAGGTGATCCATGTGATCCGTGGCGGGAAGGTGGTGTGGTCGTATACAAATCCGCTGCGTGGCGAGCTGGGCGATTGTACGATGCTGCCCAATGGGAACATCCTGTTTTCGCGTCAGTTTGGCGCGAGCGAGATTACTCCGGACAAGAAGATTGTCTGGAACTACGACGCGCCGCCGAAGACCGAGATGCACACGGCGTGGCCGGTGGACGGGGATCGTGTACTGGTCATGCAGAATGGGAATCCGGCCAAGGCGCTGATCCTGCGCAAGTCGACGGGGCAGGTGGAGAAGGAGCTGGTGCTGCCGACGAAGAATCCGGATGGAGTGCACGGACAGTTCCGGCACATCCGGTTGACGGCGGACGGGCATTTCCTGGTGGCCCACATGGATTTGGGCAAGGTGGTGGAGTACGACGCCGCGGGGCAGACCGTATGGAGTGTGGAAGCTCCGTCGGCGTGGGCCGCGGTGCGGCTGAAGAACGGCAACACGCTGATCAGTGGGAACCAGCAGGGTTATGTGCGCGAGGTGAATCGGAAGGGCGAGACGGTGTGGGCGATCGAAAAGGGTGATCTGCCGGGGATCCCGCTGCTCACGGTGCAGGAGGTCTCGCGTCTGGCGAACGGGCATACGTTGATCAACAACTGGTGTGGGAGCCGTCCGCAGGCGGAGTGGCCGCAGACGGTGCAGTTGATCGAAGTGGATGCGAAGAAAAAGGTCGTGTGGGCGCTGCAGGATTGGAGCGTGCTCGGCCCGGCTACATCGACGCACCTGCTGGATGGCAAGAGCGAGCGCTAG
- a CDS encoding PadR family transcriptional regulator: MPKKEMPAGALVLLILRVLRSGPLHGYAIAQRIHTLSSEVLHVEEGALYPALQRILLQGWVTSDWGISETNRKVRFYELTPAGRQQLEAEMSGYDRVHEAIQAVLRTA, encoded by the coding sequence ATGCCTAAGAAAGAAATGCCTGCCGGAGCCCTTGTCCTCCTCATCCTCCGCGTCCTTCGCTCCGGACCGCTTCATGGCTACGCCATCGCCCAGCGCATCCACACCCTCTCCTCGGAAGTCCTGCACGTCGAGGAAGGCGCACTTTACCCCGCCCTCCAGCGCATCCTCCTGCAAGGCTGGGTCACCTCCGATTGGGGCATCTCCGAGACCAATCGCAAGGTCCGTTTCTACGAACTCACGCCCGCCGGACGCCAGCAACTCGAAGCCGAAATGTCCGGTTACGACCGCGTCCACGAAGCCATCCAGGCCGTCCTGCGCACCGCATAG
- a CDS encoding ABC transporter permease encodes MDKLLRRLRYLLNRRRFDDELANDLEFHREMAALAGGKPVGDPLRLREEAREAWGWTWIDRLGQDLRYATRLLRKSPGFTCAAILILAIGIGANVAAFGFFNLMVLRPLPVREPATLLHFQRQAPAGYASVLPYPEFDFFRRHTTTLSGLIARSRGSLQMEGDEKPLKVHFVSANFFTELGTSATLGRLLDPTRDEAAGADPVVVLSRGFWQRRFGADPSLPGRIIHLNGKPVTVVGVASDETSSLALEIPDLWIPVTQHPHLVAGSKLLTDYSVESAGEEVWGRLKPGLTPKAAEEELRSLAAALRAEHREGIWENETLPSEPGGYVTSILGRAHHGTGTKDPSEIVPVASLIVALVLLILAVACGNLGSLLLARGVAREREISIRVSVGAGSARLIRQLLTESALLGLLGSAAGLGVGQLIMSGLMSATSTPAWLDPSPDWRVLLFCASMGLFSALLFGVTPAFQVVRQRHRATRTRQILISAQVAASCVLLIVAGLLVRALTHASADPGFEYRQVVTIDPELGNHNYSAAQARTYLDTLQGRLRSLPGIEAISLSSAPPFGNKTITMGSEFDGRVLKIRMNNVDPLYFETLRIPLRRGRNLAAGDPNSLVVSQSLAELAWPGQDPLGKPFDVAGRQHTVVGIVANAHVTSQQDKSAAEAYFLATEADLPSMVVLVRTSASPESLVPTLSSLAKALDPRVMPDVQLMKNSFQRRLQGTQYGVLSVGILAFIALFLACLGIVGLIAYAVSQRTKEIGIRMALGARPANIIMTVMRQFAQPVGIGLLIGAGAAAALSQVLRKILFGLGPLDPVAYFSAIGLFTLTVALASLFPARKALRVDPMQALRND; translated from the coding sequence ATGGACAAGCTCCTCCGCCGCCTCCGCTACCTGCTGAACCGCCGCCGCTTCGACGACGAGCTCGCCAACGACCTCGAGTTCCATCGCGAAATGGCCGCGCTGGCGGGCGGCAAGCCCGTCGGCGATCCGCTCCGGCTCCGCGAAGAGGCGCGCGAAGCCTGGGGCTGGACCTGGATCGACCGCCTGGGCCAGGACCTCCGCTACGCCACACGCCTTCTCCGCAAATCGCCCGGCTTTACTTGCGCCGCCATCCTCATCCTGGCCATCGGCATTGGCGCCAACGTGGCGGCCTTCGGCTTCTTCAACCTGATGGTGCTGCGCCCTCTGCCCGTCCGGGAACCGGCCACCCTGCTCCATTTCCAGCGCCAGGCGCCCGCCGGCTACGCCTCAGTCCTGCCTTACCCTGAGTTCGACTTCTTCCGCCGGCACACCACGACGCTTTCCGGCCTCATCGCCCGCAGCCGCGGGTCTCTCCAGATGGAAGGCGATGAGAAGCCGCTCAAGGTGCACTTCGTCTCCGCCAACTTCTTCACGGAGCTCGGAACCTCCGCCACCCTCGGCCGCCTGCTCGACCCCACGCGCGACGAGGCCGCCGGAGCGGATCCGGTGGTCGTGCTCAGCCGCGGCTTCTGGCAGCGCCGCTTCGGCGCAGACCCGTCCCTGCCCGGCCGCATCATCCACCTCAACGGCAAGCCGGTCACCGTCGTCGGCGTAGCCTCGGACGAAACCAGCAGCCTCGCCCTCGAAATACCGGACCTGTGGATCCCGGTCACCCAGCATCCGCACCTCGTCGCGGGCAGCAAACTCCTGACGGACTACTCCGTCGAATCCGCCGGCGAAGAGGTCTGGGGCCGCCTGAAGCCAGGGCTCACGCCGAAAGCCGCCGAGGAAGAATTGCGATCCCTCGCGGCCGCCCTCCGCGCCGAACACCGCGAGGGGATCTGGGAAAACGAGACCCTGCCCAGCGAACCCGGCGGCTACGTCACCAGCATCCTGGGCCGCGCCCATCACGGCACCGGAACCAAGGATCCCAGCGAGATCGTCCCCGTGGCCAGCCTCATCGTAGCCCTGGTCCTGCTGATCCTGGCCGTCGCCTGCGGCAACCTGGGCAGCCTGCTGCTCGCCCGCGGAGTCGCCCGCGAGCGCGAGATCTCCATCCGCGTCTCCGTCGGCGCCGGCAGCGCCCGCCTCATCCGCCAGTTGCTCACTGAGAGCGCGTTGCTGGGCCTGCTCGGCTCCGCCGCCGGCCTGGGTGTCGGCCAGCTCATCATGAGCGGACTCATGTCCGCCACCAGCACCCCCGCCTGGCTGGACCCTTCACCCGACTGGCGCGTCCTGCTCTTCTGCGCCTCCATGGGCCTTTTCTCGGCCCTGCTGTTCGGCGTAACCCCAGCCTTCCAGGTCGTCCGCCAGCGCCATCGCGCCACACGCACCCGCCAGATCCTCATCTCGGCCCAGGTCGCGGCCAGTTGCGTCCTCCTCATCGTCGCCGGACTCCTCGTCCGCGCGCTCACCCATGCCTCAGCGGACCCCGGTTTCGAATACCGGCAGGTCGTCACCATCGACCCGGAGCTCGGCAATCACAACTATTCGGCCGCCCAGGCCCGCACCTACCTCGACACCCTTCAGGGCCGGCTCCGCAGTCTGCCCGGAATCGAGGCCATCTCCTTATCGTCGGCGCCGCCCTTCGGGAACAAGACCATCACCATGGGCTCAGAGTTCGACGGACGCGTCCTCAAGATCCGCATGAACAATGTCGATCCGCTCTACTTCGAGACCTTGCGCATCCCGCTCCGCCGCGGCCGCAACCTCGCCGCCGGCGACCCCAATTCCCTGGTCGTCAGCCAGTCGCTGGCCGAACTCGCCTGGCCCGGACAGGACCCCCTCGGCAAGCCCTTCGACGTCGCCGGCCGCCAGCACACCGTCGTCGGCATCGTGGCCAATGCGCATGTCACTTCCCAGCAGGACAAATCCGCCGCGGAAGCCTATTTCCTGGCCACCGAGGCCGATCTGCCCTCGATGGTCGTCCTGGTCCGGACCTCCGCCAGCCCCGAATCCCTGGTCCCAACCCTCTCTTCCCTCGCCAAGGCCCTCGATCCCAGGGTCATGCCCGACGTCCAACTGATGAAGAACTCCTTCCAGCGCCGGCTCCAAGGCACGCAGTATGGCGTCCTTTCGGTCGGCATCCTGGCCTTCATCGCCCTGTTCCTCGCCTGCCTGGGCATCGTGGGCCTCATCGCCTACGCCGTCTCCCAACGCACCAAGGAGATCGGTATCCGCATGGCCCTGGGCGCCCGGCCGGCCAACATAATAATGACCGTGATGCGCCAGTTTGCCCAGCCCGTTGGCATCGGCCTCCTCATCGGAGCCGGAGCGGCCGCCGCCCTCTCCCAGGTCCTGCGCAAGATCCTCTTCGGGCTCGGCCCGCTCGATCCCGTCGCCTACTTCAGCGCCATTGGACTTTTTACCTTGACCGTCGCCCTCGCCTCGCTCTTCCCGGCCCGCAAAGCCCTCCGGGTCGACCCGATGCAGGCCCTGCGCAACGACTAG
- the rpiB gene encoding ribose 5-phosphate isomerase B: MRRVVTMEDVPREGVLHVPPGAIFTPSARDLAAERGIQIVELASEEIARLVQPDKKIAIGSDHGGFQMKQHLKPVLDELGWTVIDIGVFEEKAADYPDIAHAVARLVAEGKAALGILVDGAGIGSSMAANKVPGIRAALCYDRASARNSREHNHANVLTLGGRMLTESQAEDVLRTWLATPFGGGRHQGRIDKITEIERAYSTWNAQNSKA; this comes from the coding sequence ATGCGCCGAGTCGTCACCATGGAGGATGTACCCCGCGAGGGGGTGCTCCACGTCCCTCCCGGCGCCATCTTCACTCCTTCGGCCCGCGATCTTGCCGCCGAACGCGGCATCCAGATCGTCGAACTGGCGTCCGAGGAGATCGCCCGGCTGGTCCAACCTGACAAAAAGATCGCCATTGGCTCCGACCACGGCGGCTTCCAGATGAAGCAGCACCTCAAACCGGTGCTCGACGAACTGGGCTGGACCGTCATCGATATCGGCGTATTCGAGGAAAAGGCCGCCGACTACCCCGACATCGCCCACGCCGTGGCCAGGCTCGTGGCGGAAGGCAAAGCGGCCCTCGGCATCCTCGTCGATGGAGCCGGAATCGGCAGCTCCATGGCCGCCAACAAGGTGCCCGGAATCCGCGCAGCTCTATGTTATGATAGGGCTTCCGCTCGGAACAGCCGCGAGCACAACCACGCCAACGTGCTCACTTTAGGAGGGCGAATGCTCACCGAAAGCCAAGCCGAGGACGTGCTCCGTACATGGCTCGCCACACCCTTCGGCGGCGGTCGCCATCAGGGCCGAATCGACAAGATTACTGAAATCGAACGGGCGTATTCAACGTGGAACGCGCAGAACTCGAAAGCATAG
- the deoC gene encoding deoxyribose-phosphate aldolase → MDPKIAALIDHTILKPEATRAEVLKVCQEAKQYNFASVCVNPHWVPLVAAELKGSPVKVCTVIGFPLGATSTASKVAETEIAVRTGAQEIDMVLNVGALKSGDHVAVKTDVQLVAEACHRHGAILKVILETALLTDEEKAIACALCKVAGADFVKTSTGFSKHGATANDVALMRKVVGPEMGVKASGGIRTLEDLETMYTAGASRIGASASVKIVEATAR, encoded by the coding sequence ATCGACCCCAAGATCGCCGCCCTCATCGACCACACCATCCTGAAGCCCGAAGCCACCCGCGCCGAGGTGCTCAAGGTCTGCCAGGAAGCCAAACAGTACAACTTCGCCAGCGTCTGCGTGAACCCCCACTGGGTGCCGCTGGTCGCGGCCGAGCTCAAGGGCTCGCCCGTGAAAGTCTGCACTGTCATCGGTTTCCCGCTGGGCGCCACCTCCACCGCCTCCAAAGTGGCTGAAACCGAGATCGCCGTCCGCACCGGAGCCCAGGAGATCGACATGGTCCTCAATGTCGGTGCGCTGAAGAGCGGCGACCACGTCGCTGTGAAGACCGACGTCCAACTCGTCGCCGAGGCCTGCCACCGTCACGGCGCCATCCTCAAGGTGATCCTCGAAACCGCGCTGCTCACCGACGAGGAAAAGGCCATCGCCTGCGCGCTCTGCAAGGTCGCCGGAGCCGACTTCGTCAAGACCTCCACCGGCTTCTCCAAACACGGCGCCACCGCCAACGACGTCGCCCTCATGCGGAAAGTCGTCGGTCCTGAAATGGGCGTCAAAGCCTCCGGCGGCATCCGCACGCTGGAAGACCTCGAAACCATGTATACCGCCGGCGCCAGCCGGATCGGAGCCAGCGCCAGCGTCAAAATCGTAGAGGCCACGGCTCGATAG
- a CDS encoding GAF domain-containing protein, whose product MAVTRKTRVRFRERAELLDFLLEVSAATGETLDLERLMENVSNIVRQVIPHDLFAILLYSERRRGLRIRYSLGHRHEIAHNLLIPLGEGLTGTAAATRQPVMTGNVEEDKNYLSALDAVRSELAVPMLARHKLVGVIDLESTTPDAFSAQDRALLQLIASRVGAAIDNARLYRRVERQNKTQRALGHMAHEFSSILKLDQLLVKIAKSVRTLINFDAFIVLQVDEDRKELVSLFSQRYDKRVQMESLPMGKGITGAAAESRQPVLSRDTSTDPRYIDSHAGIRSEVAVPLIVKDRVIGVMDLESERVGYFNEDHVRTLSLIAPSVAIAIENARLYEELERREKAIQEDLEAAHEVQSIMMPQAAPDLPGLSVGVRMKPARLISGDVFDFFEYSDDHTMLAFGDSSGKGAAAALYGALFSGMLRGAAPRRRSPAQLLKSLNDTLMERQVPARYVTLLVMLWRAVEKKFIMANAGSTTPLVCRGGQILQPHAAGVPVGLLENIEYEETEFQAKSGDVFVLFSDGVQDQGNPTGEEYGRRRLRRFLEARCCDPAQEIADGLLADIEEYRETTPVHDDQTVIVLKVI is encoded by the coding sequence ATGGCCGTCACACGCAAAACCCGGGTTCGCTTCCGGGAGCGGGCGGAATTGCTCGACTTCCTGCTGGAGGTGTCCGCCGCCACCGGCGAGACCCTCGACCTCGAACGCCTGATGGAGAACGTCTCCAACATCGTTCGCCAGGTCATCCCGCACGACCTCTTCGCCATCCTGCTCTACAGCGAACGCCGCCGCGGTCTGCGCATCCGCTACTCCCTCGGCCATCGCCACGAGATCGCCCACAACCTGTTGATTCCCCTGGGTGAAGGCCTCACCGGCACCGCCGCCGCCACGCGCCAGCCCGTGATGACCGGCAATGTCGAGGAAGACAAGAACTACCTGAGCGCGCTCGACGCCGTCCGCAGCGAACTCGCCGTCCCCATGCTCGCCCGGCACAAGCTCGTCGGCGTCATCGACCTCGAATCCACCACGCCCGACGCCTTCTCCGCCCAGGACCGCGCCCTGCTTCAGCTCATTGCGTCCCGCGTCGGCGCCGCCATCGACAACGCCCGCCTATACCGCCGCGTTGAACGCCAGAACAAGACCCAGCGCGCCCTCGGCCACATGGCCCACGAGTTCTCGTCCATCCTCAAACTGGACCAGCTCCTCGTCAAAATCGCCAAGAGCGTCCGGACCCTCATCAACTTCGACGCCTTCATCGTCCTGCAAGTCGACGAGGACCGCAAAGAGCTCGTCAGCCTCTTCAGCCAGCGCTACGACAAACGCGTCCAGATGGAGAGCCTCCCCATGGGCAAGGGCATCACCGGAGCCGCCGCCGAATCGCGCCAGCCCGTCCTCTCCCGCGACACGTCCACCGACCCGCGCTACATCGACTCCCACGCGGGCATCCGCAGCGAGGTCGCCGTCCCCCTCATCGTCAAGGACCGCGTCATCGGCGTCATGGATCTCGAAAGCGAGCGCGTCGGCTACTTCAACGAGGACCACGTCCGCACCCTGTCCCTCATCGCCCCTTCGGTCGCCATCGCCATCGAGAACGCCCGGCTCTATGAGGAACTGGAACGGCGCGAAAAGGCGATCCAGGAGGACCTCGAGGCCGCCCACGAAGTCCAGTCGATCATGATGCCGCAGGCCGCGCCGGACCTGCCGGGCCTCAGCGTCGGCGTCCGCATGAAGCCCGCGCGCCTGATCAGCGGCGATGTCTTCGACTTCTTCGAATACTCCGACGACCACACCATGCTCGCCTTCGGCGACTCCAGCGGCAAAGGCGCCGCAGCCGCCCTCTACGGAGCGCTCTTCAGCGGCATGCTCCGCGGCGCCGCACCCCGCCGCCGCAGCCCGGCCCAGCTTCTCAAGTCGCTCAACGACACCCTGATGGAGCGCCAGGTGCCCGCCCGCTATGTCACCCTGCTGGTCATGCTGTGGCGTGCAGTCGAAAAGAAGTTCATCATGGCTAACGCTGGCTCCACCACCCCGCTGGTCTGCCGCGGCGGCCAGATCCTCCAGCCTCATGCCGCCGGTGTGCCCGTCGGCCTGCTGGAGAACATCGAGTACGAGGAGACCGAGTTCCAGGCCAAGAGCGGCGACGTCTTCGTCCTCTTCAGTGACGGCGTCCAGGACCAGGGCAACCCGACCGGCGAGGAGTACGGCCGCCGCCGGCTGCGGCGCTTCCTCGAAGCCCGCTGCTGCGACCCGGCCCAGGAGATCGCCGATGGCCTGCTGGCCGACATCGAGGAGTACCGGGAAACCACGCCGGTGCACGACGATCAGACGGTCATCGTCCTCAAAGTAATCTGA
- the lysA gene encoding diaminopimelate decarboxylase gives MFQPFEYREGVLYCEGVELSKIADHAATPCYVYSARAILDRFHSYDQGLFGIPHRVCYAVKANSNLSLLNMLAQAGAGFDIVSGGELHRVLKAGGDPGKVVFSGVGKTREEIDSALQLGIHSFNCESEAEIALISSLASRLGKTASIALRVNPDVDAATHPYISTGLKEHKFGIDIAEVEGVYQRAAALPGISLDGVSCHIGSQLLDPAPLLEAATKMLALVGRLRAKGIAIKELDLGGGLGVPYHAGDPRPDVDTFLRKIRQLVDGHNLFLMFEPGRSVVAEAGALVSRVLYRKKNGEKEFVIIDASMTELIRPALYEAHHEILPLRKSKFGTVVANIVGPVCESGDFLAENREVANVLPGDLIAIMTAGAYGFAMASNYNSRVRPCEILVEGDTWRVIRQRETLDDLIRGEEL, from the coding sequence ATGTTTCAACCGTTCGAATACCGCGAAGGTGTCCTCTACTGCGAGGGCGTGGAGCTGTCCAAAATCGCCGACCACGCCGCCACGCCCTGCTACGTCTATTCGGCGCGCGCCATCCTCGATCGCTTCCACTCCTACGACCAAGGCCTCTTCGGCATCCCCCACCGCGTCTGCTACGCCGTCAAGGCCAACAGCAACCTGAGCCTGCTGAACATGCTCGCCCAGGCCGGCGCGGGCTTCGACATCGTCTCCGGTGGGGAACTGCACCGCGTCCTCAAGGCCGGCGGCGACCCCGGTAAAGTCGTCTTCTCCGGCGTCGGCAAAACCCGCGAGGAGATCGACTCCGCCCTCCAGCTCGGCATCCACAGCTTCAACTGCGAGAGCGAAGCCGAAATCGCCCTCATCAGCTCCCTCGCCTCGCGCCTGGGCAAGACCGCGTCCATCGCCCTGCGCGTCAATCCCGACGTCGACGCCGCCACCCACCCCTATATCTCCACCGGCCTGAAGGAGCACAAGTTCGGCATCGACATCGCCGAAGTCGAGGGCGTCTACCAGCGCGCCGCCGCGCTGCCAGGCATCTCGCTCGACGGCGTGAGCTGCCACATCGGCTCCCAGTTGCTCGACCCCGCCCCGCTGCTGGAAGCCGCCACCAAGATGCTCGCCCTGGTCGGCCGCCTGCGCGCCAAGGGCATTGCCATCAAGGAGTTGGATCTCGGCGGCGGACTGGGCGTGCCCTACCATGCCGGCGATCCGCGCCCCGACGTCGACACCTTCCTGCGCAAGATCCGCCAGCTCGTCGACGGTCACAACCTGTTCCTGATGTTCGAACCCGGCCGCTCCGTCGTCGCCGAGGCCGGTGCGCTCGTCTCCCGCGTGCTCTACCGCAAGAAGAACGGGGAAAAGGAGTTCGTCATCATCGACGCCTCCATGACCGAACTCATCCGTCCGGCCCTCTACGAGGCCCACCACGAGATCCTGCCCTTGCGGAAGTCGAAGTTCGGCACCGTGGTCGCGAACATCGTCGGACCCGTCTGCGAAAGCGGCGACTTCCTCGCCGAGAACCGCGAAGTGGCCAATGTCCTGCCCGGTGACCTGATCGCCATCATGACCGCCGGAGCCTACGGCTTCGCCATGGCGTCGAACTACAACTCACGGGTACGGCCGTGCGAGATTCTGGTCGAGGGAGACACCTGGCGCGTCATTCGCCAACGCGAGACGCTGGATGACCTGATTCGCGGGGAAGAACTCTAG
- a CDS encoding TlpA family protein disulfide reductase, with the protein MRRILLTLLLAAVPVLAADLKPVDEATYTAKVVAPAKGKVLLVNFWATYCVPCRKEMPQLVALAARLKAQGFELATISADEPEQAKDAGAYLDKTKVPAPVYIRRAKDDDKFAAGLDPKWSGALPASFLYDKTGKKVRSFFGEVNLTELEAAIKKLL; encoded by the coding sequence ATGCGACGCATCCTGCTGACCCTGCTGCTGGCTGCCGTTCCGGTTCTGGCGGCCGACCTGAAGCCTGTCGACGAAGCGACCTACACCGCCAAGGTGGTGGCGCCGGCGAAGGGCAAGGTGCTGCTGGTGAACTTCTGGGCGACTTACTGCGTGCCGTGCCGCAAGGAGATGCCGCAACTGGTGGCCCTGGCGGCCCGGTTGAAGGCCCAGGGGTTCGAACTGGCGACGATCTCGGCGGATGAGCCCGAACAGGCGAAGGATGCCGGTGCGTACCTGGACAAGACCAAGGTGCCGGCCCCGGTGTACATCCGGCGGGCCAAGGACGACGACAAATTTGCCGCCGGCCTGGATCCCAAATGGTCGGGCGCGCTGCCCGCGTCGTTCCTCTACGACAAGACCGGCAAGAAGGTCCGGTCGTTCTTCGGCGAGGTAAACCTCACCGAACTGGAAGCGGCGATCAAGAAGCTGCTCTAG
- a CDS encoding carboxypeptidase-like regulatory domain-containing protein, translating into MNRRLFVLLPLLAASLFAFQFTNQKKSKSRDPNVRNVEGVVSLEDGAPAVGAVVQLKNLKSLQVKSFITQDGGKYQFQNLSTHTDYELKADYKEFASPSRSLSIFDTRLDAVVNLKLEPKKAEDKKSDDKK; encoded by the coding sequence ATGAATCGCCGTCTCTTTGTTCTGCTGCCGCTGCTGGCCGCGTCGCTGTTTGCCTTCCAGTTCACGAACCAGAAGAAGTCGAAGTCGCGCGACCCGAATGTGCGGAACGTGGAAGGCGTTGTGTCCCTTGAAGATGGGGCTCCGGCGGTGGGTGCCGTGGTGCAGCTGAAGAACCTGAAGAGCTTGCAGGTGAAGTCGTTCATCACGCAGGACGGCGGCAAGTATCAGTTCCAGAACCTCTCGACGCACACCGACTACGAGCTGAAGGCGGACTACAAGGAGTTTGCCAGCCCCTCGCGTTCGCTGTCGATCTTCGACACTCGGCTGGACGCGGTGGTGAACCTCAAGCTCGAGCCGAAGAAGGCCGAGGACAAGAAGTCAGACGATAAGAAGTAA
- a CDS encoding carboxypeptidase-like regulatory domain-containing protein, with amino-acid sequence MRKTRKRKRRRKTTIGARLIVLLLLLALSPILPAGLLGAGDKPSESAVVAGTVFREPGFALPGAEVTLTVKTRPEGGKAPKLQKKVSDARGEFAFYVPPRKAQYLVTVKARGHVQQEKVVDVNDSPDRLDVYFQLKPEAAPESK; translated from the coding sequence ATGAGGAAGACGAGGAAGAGGAAGAGGAGGAGGAAGACGACGATTGGCGCTAGGCTGATTGTCCTGCTCCTGCTGCTGGCTCTCTCGCCGATTCTGCCTGCCGGTCTTCTCGGGGCCGGAGACAAGCCCTCTGAATCGGCCGTGGTTGCTGGAACCGTGTTCCGGGAGCCCGGTTTTGCCCTGCCCGGCGCCGAAGTGACCCTGACGGTGAAGACCAGGCCCGAAGGGGGGAAGGCGCCCAAGCTCCAGAAGAAGGTTTCCGATGCGCGGGGCGAGTTTGCCTTCTACGTTCCGCCCCGGAAGGCTCAGTATCTTGTCACCGTGAAGGCCCGCGGCCACGTCCAACAAGAGAAGGTTGTTGACGTGAACGACAGTCCGGACCGGCTGGATGTGTACTTCCAGCTCAAACCCGAGGCTGCGCCGGAGTCTAAATAG
- a CDS encoding MJ0042-type zinc finger domain-containing protein produces MIDCPECGAAIDVEEDELDEGESVLCEECGKNFVVSSVDPLELETDGEGFDDEEFDEEFDEEDDEEDEEEEEEEEDDDWR; encoded by the coding sequence ATGATCGACTGCCCAGAATGTGGCGCTGCCATCGACGTTGAAGAGGACGAACTGGACGAAGGCGAATCCGTCCTCTGTGAAGAGTGTGGGAAGAACTTCGTAGTCTCGTCCGTCGATCCCCTCGAACTGGAAACTGACGGCGAAGGCTTCGACGACGAAGAGTTCGACGAGGAGTTCGACGAGGAAGACGATGAGGAAGACGAGGAAGAGGAAGAGGAGGAGGAAGACGACGATTGGCGCTAG